One window of the Salvia miltiorrhiza cultivar Shanhuang (shh) chromosome 6, IMPLAD_Smil_shh, whole genome shotgun sequence genome contains the following:
- the LOC130991020 gene encoding uncharacterized protein LOC130991020: protein MPSEDALQFIRDFCTQVQTFPLLELTEDQLRLKCLPYALKDRARTWLLSLPPNSITTWAEVMVDSTAGGNIARKTADELKEIFTTLAASSQQKSVRGRRVEANAVAPNNELQKQVADLMRQVQQLRMNQVEPQPVQAPPAQAPLAQAPPSEGCGICGDFSHGTNECHRMGEFIPEGEAEVYAAQGYLGRPQFEQRPIFTQGQQNSNSEMTKQNMESQSATIKRLETTVGQLSGTLNQMQQQQQPGKLHGQGLQPHQAQAVTVLRSGKKVDNKVETHTDEPPKETREEEMVKELPPPREEEQQGEPSEPLHKATKPYRPLIPYPGRLRNEKQDQQFTDFYNMLAKVNVNLPLLDVIRNVPAYVKFFKELASKKRKFVDNEKILVSEVANSIMQQPLPPKQ from the exons atgccgagtgaggatgccTTACAATTCATTCGTgatttctgcactcaagtgcagacctttcCACTACTGGAGCTTACCGAGGATCAGCTGAGACTCAaatgcttaccttatgcactcaaggaccgggctagaACATGGCTGCTATCCCTGCCACCGAACTCCATTACCACATGGGCAGAG gttatggtggacagtaccgcTGGGGGTaacattgcccgaaagacagctgatgagctcaaagaGATCTTCACCActcttgccgcgagttctcaacaaaaatcagtcagaggaaggagggtcgaaGCCAATGCTGTAGCCCCAAAtaatgagctgcagaagcaagtagcggacctgatgaggcaagttcagcagtTAAGAATGAACCAGGTGGAGCCTCAACCCGTTCAAGCACCGCCAGCTCAAGCACCCTTAGCTCAGGCACCGCCAtcagaaggatgtggcatatgtggtgATTTTAGCCACGGAACTAACGAATGCCATCGAATGGGGGAGTTCATACCCGAAGGGGAAGCAGAGGTATATGCTGCTCAAGGATACCTAGGGAGGCCTCAGTTTGAGCAGAGGCCCATATTCACTCAAGGGCAACAGAATTCCAACTctg agatgaccaaacagaacatggagtcacAGTCTGCTACGATCAAGCGTCTTGAGACAACCGTTGGACAGCTCTCAGGGACTTTGAACCAGATgcaacagcagcaacagccAGGGAAGCTCCATGGACAAGGATTgcaacctcatcaagctcagGCAGTAACAGTCTTACGGAGTGGGAAAAAGGTGGACAACAAAGTGGAGACCCACACTGACGAGCCCCCTAAAGAAACTCGTGAGGAGGAGATGGTGAAAGAATTACCCCCACCGAGAGAAGAAGAACAGCAAGGAGAGCCCTCAGAGCCACTTCACAAGGCCACCAAGCCCTATAGACCTCTGATTCCGTACCCAGGTCGGTTGAGAAATGAGAAGCAAGACCAACAATTCACCGACTTCTATAACATGTTGGCAAAGGTGAATGTTAACTTACCACTTCTAGACGTGATCAGAAACGTCCCGGCCTATGTGAAGTTCTTTAAAGAGCTGGCGTCCAAGAAGAGAAAGTTTGTTGACAACGAGAAGATTCTTGTATCCGAGGTTGCAAATTCCATCATGCAACAGCCCTTGCCACCCAAGCAAtga
- the LOC130991019 gene encoding uncharacterized protein LOC130991019, with protein MRRTRSAGNENLLFHEDIERIARENNAARRRVEQEAQARERQLEAERQRAAEREMAENPEGQNDDANKTLRDMMFPSNLNLRPSAIVLPEITGNWELKYTLIQILPKYSDMPGEDPQRHLQDFEMACGTVRTATPALGEYIRLLTFPFSLLEGAREWLYDLPEGSIRTWQELQSKFLERYFPATRIQNLRTRISNIKMGSGEVLYEYWGRFKQMLAKCPQHQIPDHDLIRYFVGGLRRQDRQWLHVACGGLILNKSAAEAFKLIADMAEESRDEEGTIVRTPLTPATPAQDEKLDKLCNMFEKFMTNQGAPSQGIPSIRKPVKACQLCMATSHATDECPQLFEDEELNAIGQQPGGNNGGQNQKPFEPYRQQYNNQGWRQHENLRYGNNHYLGPNQGQSSNPPQYSQQPQQARGSSLSELVHQMAQQQAKFQSETEKFIMETRGGMQNVNAQLSHLAQAVARLESKQGTLSSQVEVKKMNAMTLR; from the coding sequence ATGCGTCGTACCAGGAGTGCAGGTAACGAAAATCTTTTGTTCCACGAGGATATCGAAAGAATTGCTCGAGAGAACAACGCTGCTAGACGCAGGGTAGAACAAGAGGCACAAGCCAGAGAGAGACAGTTAGAAGCAGAGAGACAGAGAGCAgcggagagagagatggcagagAATCCAGAAGGGCAGAATGATGACGCCAACAAAACTCTCCGAGACATGATGTTTCCAAGCAACCTGAACCTCCGGCCCTCAGCCATAGTACTGCCAGAGATCACTGGGAATTGGGAATTGAAGTATACTCTCATCCAGATTTTACCCAaatacagtgatatgcccggagagGACCCTCAAAGGCATCTACAAGATTTTGAGATGGCATGTGGAACAGTGCGCACCGCTACCCCAGCCCTTGGCGAATACATACGCCTCCTtacttttccgttctctctgttagagggagcgagggagtggttgtaTGATTTACCCGAAGGAAGCATTCGGACCTGGCAGGAGCTACAGAGCAAGTTTTTGGAGCGATACTTTCCAGCTACCCGGATTCAAAATCTAAGGACTCGAATAAGCAATATTAAGATGGGATCAGGAGAAGTTCTATATGAATACTGGGGAAGGTTCAAGCAGATGctggccaaatgcccacaacaccaaATACCAGATCATGATCTTATTCGGTATTTCGTGGGAGGACTCCGGAGGCAAGATAGGCAATGGTTACACGTTGCATGTGGAGGATTGATTTTAAACAAATCTGCAGCGGAGGCTTTCAAGCTCATAGCCGAcatggcagaggaatcaagagaTGAGGAAGGAACTATAGTCAGAACTCCTCTGACACCAGCCACCCCTGCCCAAGACGAAAAATTGGACAAGTTGTGCAACATGTTCGAGAAGTTTATGACGAACCAAGGAGCACCCAGTCAAGGAATCCCCAGCATTCGGAAGCCCGTGAAGGCATGCCAACTCTGCATGGCGACTTCACATGCAACCgatgaatgtccacaacttttcgAAGATGAAGAGCTTAATGCCATTGGACAACAACCAGGAGGAAACAATGGAGGGCAGAATCAGAAACCTTTTGAGCCCTACAGACAGCAGTATAACAATCAAGGATGGAGGCAACATGAGAACCTTAGGTACGGCAACAACCACTATTTGGGGCCAAACCAAGGGCAGTCGAGTAACCCACCACAATActcgcaacaacctcaacaggcaagaGGATCCTCCTTATCAGAGCTAGTGCATCAAATGGCTCAGCAACAAGCGAAGTTCCAGAGTGAGACCGAAAAGTTCATAATGGAAACAAGAGGAGGAATGCAAAATGTGAACGCCCAACTatcacatcttgcccaagcagTCGCTAGACTTGAAAGTAAACAAGGGACACTTTCGTCCCAAGTGGAGGTGAAGAAAATGAATGCCATGACGCTCAGATGA